DNA sequence from the Vicia villosa cultivar HV-30 ecotype Madison, WI linkage group LG3, Vvil1.0, whole genome shotgun sequence genome:
AGAGATATGTCAAGAAAATGGCACTGCTGCTGAAGAACACCATTTTTATTTTCAGGGAAATTCTTCAAACTAGCAGATTGAACTGTTCTGGCAGCAAAAGCATTTCCATTTCTCGTCGTATTTGAGTTTTGTGCATCGGTTAGAACTCCACACTTTGACCCTTGGTGTTGTACTCTGATTTGATCACACTCGTAAAGCTCAGGTTCTTTGGCAACCTGCGGTTTTGGTAGTTCTAAACTCCGGATGAGTTGACTGATGTGAACATGAGCTGCACAACTCTTCCATGACTTCTTACGAACGGAAGTTTTGGAAATCTGCATCATCTTTAATTGTTCAAAACAACCAATAGGTATATATAAATCATGCAAAACAGCACTCACTAAGCATGAGTTTTGAGTTTCTTACCTTTCCACCAGAAGAACTTCTTTCCATGAAATCATGTTTGGAGTTGCTAATAGCAGCATTCAACCAATGTGGAGCTTTAGCGGCAGCAGAAGACCTTAAGAACAAAAATCCATCAAATTTGGATAAGTAAAATCGAGGGGGCGAAGGAAATTAGGCTACATAAAAAAAGGTCAAAAtgtatttgaataaaaaaatttactgCAAATAAGAAGCATTAATCGCAGTAGATGCCCTTGCCGTCGAGCCTGTCCATAATGTTAGACCATCTGATAAAACAACCAAAGATATGTCCATTCATAATCAAAATAAGAAAAATCACTGCTAGTAACAACCAACGAGAAAATTGTCTCCTTGCATACCATTTTCTCTCTGGTACTTGATTATATGTTGCTCTTGCTTACAATCAATGCCACCAGCCTGAAACACAAGTTGATAAAACACCAACAGTACTACCATTAGCTTGTAAGACAAGAATTTTATATGCAAACTATAAAAGCTGAAATAACTACCGTCTCATACTCCACGTCTACTTTTCCCCCAATTTGTGAAATTTGCGATTGTGTGGATGCATTTAATCTACAATACAATGGGAAACCACAATAATTGATAAGAAAAACGATTTGAAAATGTTATAGATTTCACAATGCAACTGAAAAACTACCCACCCCATTCCAAGACACAACTCAGAGTCATGCAATTCCGCTTTAACATCATTTTCACTCCTCTTAACCATCATAGTCACTCCCTGCAGATTTACTTTTGGAGTCGTGCTGTGAGTTGCCACCGAGAAATCTTCACTTCTGTGTAAACCAATCTGTTCAACACCAACGGCTTCGCTCAAAGGACTATTTTTCACTGCTCCCTTAGCTGAACTTTCAGCAATAAGATTAACATCCTCAGTAGCTTCTGAAGTCAAAATTcattaacaaaaaaaactaatCATAAAATTGATAATCATTAATATAATTAGCATTAATAACTCTTGAAAGTGATGTAACCTTGATAAATAACATTAGCACTCTCATCTTGGTCCTGCGAAACCGATAATTTCTTCGATTCGCGGTCTAGTTCACTCTCATCATTGGTAGGAAACATTCCAGCCAAGGCATACAGAGTCTCAGCAACCTCTTGTTCATCTTTTGTAATGGGCCCAAGTTCAACTTGTTTCtagaaaattaaaattacaaacaaaattaaaaaaaaaaagttaaagttCAGAATCATAATTCATAAAGAGGTTTAACAATACTCACTTTGGATTTCTTTATGCTATCTTTTTGAGCAGATTCTATTCCATATTTCAGCTTTTCAGAATCAGTTAAAATCGATTCACGACCCCGCTTCTTCATGGCTgttacattaattaattaaaaatcattaaaattaattaaaaataatgaaaaattataaaaaaatatatattaataataaagaaaattcACACTTTTTTTCTTaacccaaaaaaataataaaaaaatgggtgaagagaaaagaaaagaaaaacctgAACGTATCTTACGCGGAACAGAGGCATGATCAACGCCATTGCATTCATTGAAAACCTAAAAAATcaataacaataattattttcgaaagaaaaataaattcaaaaaaataaatgagTAGAAATTAAGTAGAGATTAAAATAAACCTTTTTGTTATTGGAAATTGATTTATGAGAATGATGATCGAGATTGCAACCCATTGAGCTCAAGGTTCTTAACTTTTCCTTCTTCGATTTTTTGAAACCTGTTACTGTTAGTGAAAACGagataagaagaagaaggaataatCGGAAAGCGACAATGGAGTTATATTATTTAccagattgttgttgttgttgttgttttttgcgAATGTGTCGGTTTGTGGTTCGAGTTGTTGCACGTTTCATTGAGGTTTTGTCCATTTCAGAATAAGCTTGTTCTCGTTCTCGTTCTCGTCCATTCGAATGAGAGACACTGTGGTGTTTATGTTGGAAGGAGAAAAGAGAGGaaagtgaaaagaaagaagaagaaaaggagaAAAGTGATTCGTGGGTTGCGTTTTTCAGAGAATCAGGTTCTGTTGTTGTGAATGAAATAATAAAGCAGTAGTAGTAACAAACAAACTCAGAGttttaagagagagagagaaagaagagagagaaacacACATACATACATGATACATACACTGACTCACGTGAAAAGAAAGGTAACGGAAAGAAAAAGATAAAGGAAGCACCTTCTCATTTGTCTTGTCCGTGAGAATtctaaaacctaattaattttgtaCTAAATTATCACTTTAATGGTAAGCTATTAAACTTAGttcattttttaagtttttttaaactaaacttatgcatatttatttattcataaaaattaataaattgattttCAAATGTTGAATTTTGTGTTGCTTCTTTAATGCATATAACCTTTTATTAGTAAAACTTTTTGACTCCTTTATGATTGTCTAGCTTATTTGGATATTGATTCATGATTTTTCATTTTTGGTGAGTTGGAATCAACTTCATTGTATGGTCTATTGGACATgactaaaacaaaatataatgtGGAATTTGCCATCATATGCTACATTACTTTCTTCTTGCATAGATAtttagttttttgttttgttatttttggTGTGTCCTTTCTACtcggaaaaaaaaactattactaTAATTTATAATTAGGATGTTTATGTTAgtaaatatatttctttttagGGGTGGTAGAACGGACTGTCCGCCCCATTCCACCATATGTCTGTCAAAAAGAGAGTGGGGCGAACAAGTCCGTCAAATTGAAACGGGCATAAAAATCTAGTCCGTCCCGCCAAGGTGCGGGTTGTCGCAGGTTTGCccgtctatttttttatttacttgtttttcatttttttaatagaataatagactttatttatattcaattaGATTTCTCACATATATTTTTTTACGATCTCATAGTGGGATACCCTAGGTGATGCCTAATATCTGGCACATATACACACACTCTAAAAATAATATCTAGCATTCTCGCTGTTAAATAGAGTAAGGATCCTATAATATCTCTATATTGTTGGCGATGTTGATTTCCATTTCATTCTCGTCTTTGTTAATCAATACATTTGAAGTTATGGGTGTTGAAATGCTCTTCGAATTGTGCATATCGAACTTCTTGATAAGCTTCAAGCAATATTTTGTTTGGCTTATGAAGGTTTCTTCTTCAGCTTTCTTGATTTGCAATCCTAAAAAATATGTGAGCTCTTTCATGAGAGACATTTCAAATTCACTGCATGATACTAGCAATCATCTTGCAAAGAGATTCATTAGTGgcaccaaatataatatcatcaatgtaaaaataaactCAAATTAATATGCAACTTCTTatgcaaaaaaagaaatttagtGCGAAAAATGTTTAATGCAATGTGGattataaaaaaatcaatgcaattaaaacaatattttgatgcagataaaaaatattttttatgcaaatgaaaaataattgtaTGGTTATGATGCAATGAAAGCAATTAAGGTAAATTAAGTGCAACTACGCAAGATAGAGAAGAAAGGAACAAACATACCAATTACGATGATTTAAGACTAAACTTCTTGCACAAGTAAAGTTAAAAAATAACAACTCTAATACAACAAAAGGAATActaatagaataaaaaaatgaTTGGATACATCTTCCTTCACTTGTCTTGAGAATCTAGTAATATTCTCAAACACTCTTGGACAAAATATAAAACTAGGTACCCAATTTTAGTTGGGTCCTTGGGATTAGTTAAGAACACTTAGGTATCTAAGCCATGGTACCATCATGAACTTTATCATTCCTAACATGGAAAAAAGGCCTAATGTGACATTTATGACCACAATAATGACAATACAACTTTAGATGAAATACTCTTTCTATTTCTTCTAGCAACatggggatttttattgaaaacaaTCATTCTTTCACTTGAAGAAGTGGAATTAGTAGTAGATAGTGAAATAACATGTGTTAATTGTCCTTTGAggttttcaatttcaaattttaaagttAGACTAGTAACACACTCTACTTTTTCTACCTTTTCAACTAAGTGTTAGAAACATTAAAACGCTCATCAACTAGAAATGTATGTGTTACCTTGAAGGAATCCTAAGCGCTATTAAAATCATTAATCTCCTTTTAAAGTTTCAAATAATTTTCTTTTAGAGATAAATTTTCTTAAAAGAGTTTAATGAATCCACATACATTTCATTAAGATTAGAAGAGTATACATGTGagtctttatttttatttcatgccATTAAA
Encoded proteins:
- the LOC131654890 gene encoding uncharacterized protein LOC131654890 isoform X3; amino-acid sequence: MDKTSMKRATTRTTNRHIRKKQQQQQQSVTGFKKSKKEKLRTLSSMGCNLDHHSHKSISNNKKVFNECNGVDHASVPPMKKRGRESILTDSEKLKYGIESAQKDSIKKSKKQVELGPITKDEQEVAETLYALAGMFPTNDESELDRESKKLSVSQDQDESANVIYQEATEDVNLIAESSAKGAVKNSPLSEAVGVEQIGLHRSEDFSVATHSTTPKVNLQGVTMMVKRSENDVKAELHDSELCLGMGLNASTQSQISQIGGKVDVEYETAGGIDCKQEQHIIKYQRENDGLTLWTGSTARASTAINASYLQSSAAAKAPHWLNAAISNSKHDFMERSSSGGKISKTSVRKKSWKSCAAHVHISQLIRSLELPKPQVAKEPELYECDQIRVQHQGSKCGVLTDAQNSNTTRNGNAFAARTVQSASLKNFPENKNGVLQQQCHFLDISLSQPSPTPSKHAPQSQSFNFLSLSAGCNGLKVDDCLIKGGSRLGPFSKSQAPYFRSIQQQHGGLMAIPTTSNQYTSTSYLDQLPTAGPQVRLQQPHYYGTPLCGTQYSSTNSYKQQYQNIWAAQLVTQGGSSGVNNNIMRVQYPNWQSGRHETGVVNPGVQVMVPYHSLASLESLGSKITSISDQQQSFTPASSISLSRTNGLEEIRGRFHGSGASSLQLLCDERI
- the LOC131654890 gene encoding uncharacterized protein LOC131654890 isoform X2 produces the protein MDKTSMKRATTRTTNRHIRKKQQQQQQSGFKKSKKEKLRTLSSMGCNLDHHSHKSISNNKKVFNECNGVDHASVPRKIRSAMKKRGRESILTDSEKLKYGIESAQKDSIKKSKKQVELGPITKDEQEVAETLYALAGMFPTNDESELDRESKKLSVSQDQDESANVIYQEATEDVNLIAESSAKGAVKNSPLSEAVGVEQIGLHRSEDFSVATHSTTPKVNLQGVTMMVKRSENDVKAELHDSELCLGMGLNASTQSQISQIGGKVDVEYETAGGIDCKQEQHIIKYQRENDGLTLWTGSTARASTAINASYLQSSAAAKAPHWLNAAISNSKHDFMERSSSGGKISKTSVRKKSWKSCAAHVHISQLIRSLELPKPQVAKEPELYECDQIRVQHQGSKCGVLTDAQNSNTTRNGNAFAARTVQSASLKNFPENKNGVLQQQCHFLDISLSQPSPTPSKHAPQSQSFNFLSLSAGCNGLKVDDCLIKGGSRLGPFSKSQAPYFRSIQQQHGGLMAIPTTSNQYTSTSYLDQLPTAGPQVRLQQPHYYGTPLCGTQYSSTNSYKQQYQNIWAAQLVTQGGSSGVNNNIMRVQYPNWQSGRHETGVVNPGVQVMVPYHSLASLESLGSKITSISDQQQSFTPASSISLSRTNGLEEIRGRFHGSGASSLQLLCDERI
- the LOC131654890 gene encoding uncharacterized protein LOC131654890 isoform X1 — translated: MDKTSMKRATTRTTNRHIRKKQQQQQQSVTGFKKSKKEKLRTLSSMGCNLDHHSHKSISNNKKVFNECNGVDHASVPRKIRSAMKKRGRESILTDSEKLKYGIESAQKDSIKKSKKQVELGPITKDEQEVAETLYALAGMFPTNDESELDRESKKLSVSQDQDESANVIYQEATEDVNLIAESSAKGAVKNSPLSEAVGVEQIGLHRSEDFSVATHSTTPKVNLQGVTMMVKRSENDVKAELHDSELCLGMGLNASTQSQISQIGGKVDVEYETAGGIDCKQEQHIIKYQRENDGLTLWTGSTARASTAINASYLQSSAAAKAPHWLNAAISNSKHDFMERSSSGGKISKTSVRKKSWKSCAAHVHISQLIRSLELPKPQVAKEPELYECDQIRVQHQGSKCGVLTDAQNSNTTRNGNAFAARTVQSASLKNFPENKNGVLQQQCHFLDISLSQPSPTPSKHAPQSQSFNFLSLSAGCNGLKVDDCLIKGGSRLGPFSKSQAPYFRSIQQQHGGLMAIPTTSNQYTSTSYLDQLPTAGPQVRLQQPHYYGTPLCGTQYSSTNSYKQQYQNIWAAQLVTQGGSSGVNNNIMRVQYPNWQSGRHETGVVNPGVQVMVPYHSLASLESLGSKITSISDQQQSFTPASSISLSRTNGLEEIRGRFHGSGASSLQLLCDERI